CAAATTTAAGTAAAGATGGAGTGCTTTCCGAATGCTCAAGGAAAATAGATAAAGTTGTTAAGACCAATTTATTTTGCTGATGTAATATATTCAGTTGTCTAAAATAGAAACTCTCTGGGGGAAAGAGCTTACCACCGTGGCATTTCATGAATGCATTAACTGTCGCATCATTTACTGGTGGAATAGTGAGCATAGTCAATCCTGATTTTCTTTTGCCATTACTCAAATTTAGAATCAGGCCACATCTTCCCGATAGCATATTATCCAAGGATCTTACATATGCAACAAGTCCCTAGCCATAGTGGCGGCGGATGTAGCATGATAggtgggggttcaattgaacccctaactttcGACGCGGAGCATAAACTTCAGAAGATTACAATAAACAATAgacatgaacccataacttttaaaatactATAGGTTCAAACTAAGAATCTTAAAAGGTTGTACCCCTAGAGTTTAAATTTTGGAGCCTAGCCATATATATGATTTACAGAGTCTTTCTCTTCCGAATAGTGATACCAGCATTTTCCAATCTTTTTAGCTCCTAGATATCCCTGTGACAAATTTGCTTTACTAACTGCTTCCAGCTGAGAAACATACTTTTAACTGACTTAAAAAAACAACCTACTTTTAACCTAATCTTCATGGTATCATGTTGTCGGAAGAGAATGTTTTGACTATTGCTAATTCTAATCAAATGATGTGAACAAACTAAGGTGTGTCAGAAATGAAGTCCAATCAAAAGGTGTTCAGTTTCTTCCGGTTTTCATGTCCCAAGTGTTACTCGCTGGTAGAAGGATCCGGAAAAGTTAAAATTAGTGCTTCTTTGTTTCACATAAAGTATACTCAGAAAAAATATAGCTGGGTGTTAGAGCATAAGGATACAATTCTTTTCCTTTTGatgcaatattttattttttttcccttgTTAATGTTGTTGTGGTTCCCCATTTGTCGTGGTAGTTGTTGGGCGTGTCTGTGGGAGGTTCAAGGTCTTCGTCTCGTTTCCGGCATAACATCACTTTGCAGATATGATAGCCTAAATTTGTATCCATCAAATTGCAGCAAACATAATGTTCCTGAACAGGTTTTTTATTCTCTCACACTCCATGAGCAATCACACCCTCTTTCTTAGGAAAAcagaaaagaaataaataaagaggaaTGCAAGAAAGAGCCTCCTCCCTGAAGCATGCCTCTATATTTTTGGGAGCCTGTCTCTATACTTTTGACAGCTTTTGCAATCCCAAATGGGAAAGAAGCTTTTCTTCCTACTTCATCCCACTCTTGGTGATAACTGTGCTCCTTCTTCACCTTCATTTCCTCGTTCTCCCCTTTCAATCATTCTTAATAGCTCTGAATACCTTAGATGTGCTTCATGGTTCCAGATAGATTTAAAATGCATGTTATCAACTTCCGAATGTTCTCCAGACCACCAGGCTTCCGGTGAGGTCATATCTGTCTCATGCTACATTTCAACTTCTCCAATTCAAGTTGTTGTTTCAAAGATTCGAGCCGTTCAAGTAAATCAATGTTTTCCTGGTGAAATCAAACATCATAGACAAAGTATTAATTGAACTGTGAAGATGATGATAAAAATTTCCCATGTGCAAGTGGCCTTCACCGACCAAACACAAGAAAgtagaagaaagagaaaaaatgcGCAAAGAAACACATCAAGAAAATTGTCTAAAACATTCACCTTCTGTAGCAGGTCTAATTTCTTCTTAATGCTCCTTCAATAACTGCTTATTCTACACAAAAGGCTATATGTTAACAAACAAGCAAATGAGGTGCAACGGTTAACTCACTTTCTAACTAAAACAGGCAAGGGAAGAATTGGAACTTCTTTAAATTCAGAAGGAGTCCAAACATAAAGACGTTTATAATGCATGAAACGTGCCTCAACACTCAGATCATGTGAAACAAATGATTTTCACTTGACTATGAACATAGTGCAGATGACATGTTCTATATCTTGATACATAAAATGGACAAGACAATAGCAAACAGCAGAAACAATGCATCAATTCTCTTTACAAAGATCAGGATGAAAAGAACTAAGAGGGGTTCAAGGAACAGGATAATGTAGAGCAACAGCGACATTTGGCTCAAATTTAATTGACCTATTCCGTTCCGTCTTCCCACTTATTTGAATGTTCTAGCTTTGCATTTTAGGATAATATCAAATACAACTATGTAAACCTGGTTCTATTTTCTCATAAAACTAGGTATCTCTCCGCGAGTGAGTATTATATAAAGGACAGTTAATGATATCAATGTCACAGTTTTCCTTCACCTCATTCCTCTCGAAATTCTGTATTACATTAGAATTACCGTTTGCAGTAACTTGTATCTTTTCCCCGATTTGAGCAACTTATACAGACAAGCATCCGTGACTTATAAATCTGCTACCAAACAGAATTAGACTAGGTTGTTCCTCAAATTTTCCTTAAAACTTCTTGATAATTTTATTCCACAGTTCCTTTCTTTTCTGAGAACACAAACAGGAGTCACTGCCTCTTAGAAATCTACGGCATCATCAGGTAGAATTTTTTTGAATTGGTAACATGGCGTCATCAGGTAGATTGATGCAAAGCAATTCCTTCAAGAGCTAAAAGTTTGTCACTCTAATAAACTAGGTCAATCCTTTACTAAGTGAAAATCAAAACTTGCTTTCCTCTATGAGTATCTTGGCAAAGGACCGATGCTTGGGTAATAAGCTATCAAAATTTGCTTTCCTCTTtaatgggtaaaccgatgcttctatatagtagaaaaataaaaatataataaagtatttctatctattttttagaagagttggtaatataaagtataaaatgtcatttttttgctCTTAAATagaaaagtgggtgggaccacaaaagaTTTTTTTgctcttaaataaaaaaatgggATCAAAGGACGAACGACGATCTTGCTTATAAATCAGCTCttttatatagtagtaaagtaatacacacacacacacacacacacatatatatatatatatatatattatgttcaaaacacgattaatataacattgtagtttgtgctccgtatccaaaactttattatattagtgtttgctacgaatacaaagttggcaaaaatttattaatactttttaaaagagaagagttatttaaaagaaaactattttcctctctttgagataaaacaatagcaatatttaagcatcagttgatactttgaattttaattcgattaatttaaaggtgtaaaatattctattgttaatgtatgtggATTAggcctaaacaatacctattattttttatcaaaatttgatttggataattctaattcaaattattatattaattttacatgtttaaaatgaaacaaagtagaaatttgattttccatttaaatgaagaactactattttttaatttttggtaaatatttttggtttaactcattttacttgtcatgttgtgttttgcacgattttttaaggaaacgtcaattagaattataatttcactaatttaccttattaattatttgatctccatttaatattattttttcttttatgacattaatctcttttcacatttattagagtaaggaaaaaatgaaaaagtaattaaattctatcttattttaatatataagtattttaagtatgttgttgtacaaaaatttcatttgctcccactaatggattaatacgcatgtggcaatgaatccatcattattgatttaatgagatactttggaaagtacatgaatattgtttgattttttaatatgggatgcactttttttttgacattgtttgtttttttagtatgagattcactttttttttttttgatattgcttaattttgttaatatgggttccacttttttttccgtgagtttggagatggtgggttccactttttattttttatttttttaatattggttggtgtttagtatgaggcccacacttttttttaatgcaaggttccactttttttttccgtgagtttggagatgatgggttccactttttttatttttttaatattggttgatgtttagtATGGGGGtcacactattttttttttaatgcaacggacgacgaagcatgggtccaaacccatgcttctatatagttaaaaatTGTCCCATTTGGAGTACGAAATTTTCTTTGGAGTTAATAAATCTATTGATTAAAATCTTCACAATTGACTCATCCCTTAGGAATCTAATTTAAACTGATATATGCTTTACTTCCTATGTTCTAATTTATGTGTCAGCAATATCATTTGAGGAATCAAAGTGATTTTTCTTTGACCACACTTAtcttaaataagtcttaaatatttcggattttattaattattacaTGATTCATAGTAATGTTATTTCCTTTTTTAAACTTAAAGAATTTATATCCGACTCCACACGAAAATTTAAGTACTTTGACTCTCGTATTGCAAATCTCGCCACGTAAAGTGGAGTGGAGGGAATAATTAGTTCACTGACATTTATTACGTAAAATTTTACCCAACCAGTCCTTCTTGAGGCAAGTAACAAGAATatcatattttgatcttgttgagAAAAGAGAAATTTTAGAAAGTAAAATAGGGAAAACTTTAGTATTCATGTTTTATGGGAACAAGAAGCTACGGTAAGTAATTATAAACTTAAGCGTACTATACCATGAAAATATGATTCATGGAATTATTCATACGAGCAATATCAAAGGGAAATAGTACTAATTATAGGCGCCCATTTAATCCCTTAAACATCCAAGATAGGAGTCTATCTAACCCCTTGACATCTAAGATGGGAATTTTATTAAGTACTAATAGCAACATGTAATAAGTAAAACACACTTTTAGTAAGGACGTTGTCCGACAATGTTGCCTACAGGATCATAGTTGCAAGAAATGAACCACCACCCATTGTTGCAACGAGCCCGACCACAACCTAGTTTGACTGAGTTACGCCAGACTACTTGAGTATAGTGTCCGCACTGTTTCCCGGCAGCACATGTGTTGGTCCCATAGTTGTAGTCAGCCTTCTCTGCCACCCACAACTCCACGGCCTTCCTCCCCGTGAAGTCGCCGCTGCCCTTGGCAAGGTTCTCCCCTGCACCAGAATGAATCAAGTTGCAATCCCCCCTTCTTGAGTTAGCGTAGTTTTGTGCTTTGGATGCCAAGCCGGCATCCCAAGTCATTGGCCCGACCCCAACTTGGGAACGAGCGTTGTTGTGAACCGCAAGATAGTCTTGGGGTGAATTTTGAGCGTCACAAGAGTGAAATATGGCTAATACCATGACATAAACGAGTAACAATGGGATGTTGAATGACCTCATTGTGTTTTAGGTTTAgtggagagaaaagaaatcaagtaTTGTGAATTGTGATTATGAATGTGAGATTAGTAGTGTATATATAAGTAAACATTGTGGAAAATTTTGTTTTGCATGTGTGAAGAAAATTCAAAGGTGATTAGTAGAGAGAAAAAGTAAAAAATGCTCCTTTATATTTcttagtaggttcaaaatagttccTTAAGTATCACCTAAGCAGTTTTTTGGTTCTTTAACTAATTCAGAAATGAGCATTTTTGGTCCTCTAAATTTGTTAAAAGTGAGCACTTTTTGGTCTTGATTGGATATTTATCTTATTCTGGTCGTTAAATTTAATCGAAACTCtaaaaattattaaatttaaACATTGTGGAATTTTGTTTCGCATGTATGAAGAACATTCAAAGGTGATTAGTACCATTGCATGGCGTGTTCCGGGAAGTAATATCTATGCTTTAAAGAATAGTCATACTTTAAGTTAGGACGTTCATTTTCTTCAAAATCATGTTATCAAGATTAGGTTAAACAACACTAATTGAGGAGATAAGTATTTGGAATTCAAATTTATTGGTCCAAAGTTTTTTAGTCCTAGGATAGGTGTGGTGGAGCTAAATGACTTTAAATTTACTGGTTCAAACCGGTTTGGCCATAAAACTACTGTATTCACTTTTTCTggaataatttttcactttatttgaaaataagTGTTCGGCATAAAAATTCTGaatccaacttgaagttgtattttaattttgaaaaataacTTATAATGTGTTTTCCAAAGCtcacttttcacttttgaagttgtatttcaaatttgGAAAGTACATTCAAGCATGAAcaatattccaaatatattttgCAAAaggtataaccaaacacaacctGTCTTAACTTCGACTCTAActccataaattccaaataaagttagaaaaatatttggaatccatggccaaacgcctactaagtcaTAGGATAGGTGTGATGGATCTAGCTGATAATTCTTTGCTTAGTAATAGTGACTGCCATCGCAGCAATTCTAGTCATCGCTTTCTTTTTAACGGGTCACAGACGCAAATTAATTTTTAGTAGTCGGACACTAAGTTCCAAATATAAATGAttagagaaagaaattttttattCACCCCCTATTTGGATAGAATAGAATTATTCTATCAGAGAGAGAAGACTAACTATTTGTTAATCACTGAAAGCAATGACAAAATGAAAACAAATTGATGGACACTTAAACCAGATCAAATAGTTGGTTCTTGCGTAGAAATTGCGTTGGCCCATAGAAACTAAAATATTTTCcgcttttttggaatttttgaagagTCGTGTTTGATTATTTGCATAGGGTTTTAACatatttccaaatttcaaattatGTGAAAAAGTACCGGAAAAAAGTTAATAATTCTCATAAGCCTCACATCACAGCGGAAATAGTATACATTTTTGGATTAATTAGCTGAATAAGTATTTCAAGCATAAAGTGCTGAAAAGCGTTTTTTAAGTGTTGAAGCTGAATTTATGATTAAATAATTACGTGTTTTAGATAAAAatgatgaaataaaaataaacagTGAATGTGTTTATTAAAATATCAATAATAAACATTTTGTCCGTTAAAATAATTGAAATGTGATTAAGTTGTTAACACTAAAATGAGCTTTTTGTTGCAGCATGTTTTATTTAATGTTTATTCATATACAAATTAATACGTTACcttaacttataagcaacttataactTATATAAGATTATTTTTAAGACGGATAGCGAAGCACTGCACTGTATTGGGCCAAATGCGGAGTATACAACTATACCAATGCAGGTAGGACACGTGGCATAGAGGACAAGTCATAAGGCGAGTCAGTACTGTTACCACCGGTTGTAGCACCGTGGTACCGGAGAAGTACCATGCCCGGTGGTAAGTATAATAGCTCCGGAAGAGACACCAACGGTCTTCCGTTATAAGTCAAGTCAGGCGTTACAGATTCAGTGCAATCAGACTTTATGACCCTCTTCATTATTCATTATTACCTTGTATTCAATGCTCATTATGGGCAGCGCATAATACATGGAATATGTGCCCCTAGCTCTTAGTATAAATACAGGTAATCATTCCCATTGTAAGGACACGAAATACAAGATAATACTCAGTTTCTATACAAATTCTTTGCATAGCTTTTTAACTTTATTGTGTTCATATCAGCTCCGGTGCCACCACTAGATTTGAACGGAGGAAACTACGCCCAGGACAATCGTTTACAGCCCGGGCTTTTTCCttacttcaactccaactccataaattccaaataaagttagaaaaatatttggaatccatggccaaacgcctactagaGTCATATGATAGGTGTGATGGATCTAGCTGATAATTCTTTGGTTAATAATTTCTTGATTACGATCGCAGCAATTCTATTCATCGTTTTCTTTTTAACGGGTCAGGACGCAAATTAATTTTTAGTAGTTCCAAATATAAATGACTAGAGAAAAAGAAATTTTTTTATTCACCCACTATTTGGATAGAATAGAATTATTCCATGAGCGAGAGAAGACTTTAACTATTTGTTAGTCACTGAAAGCAATGGCAAAATGAAAACAAACTGATGGACACTTAAACCAGATCAAATAGTTGGTCCTTGCGTAGAAATTAATTGCCTCACATCCAGGCAACTTCGAATGAGAATTAAAGACACAGCGGGAATAGTATACATTTTTGGATTAGCTGAAATTTAAGTAGTTTTTGAGCGTCAAGTGATGTAAAGTGCTTTTTAAGTGTTGAAATTGAATTTCTGAATAACTACTTACATgttttagattaaaaaaaaatgttgaaatACAAATAAACAGTTAATGTATTTAGTAAAACATATACTAATAAACATTTTGTCTGTTAAAATAACTTAACTGTCATTAAGTTGTTAACACTAAAATGAGCTTATTATTGcaacattttttatttaaaattatctcATATACAAATTAATACATTACCTTAACTTATAACTTATATAATAATATAAGATTATTTTTAAGACGGATAGTTGGATAGTGATGCACTGCACAAGGAGGGTCAGATGTATACTTGCACAATAGCGTACATAGGGTTTTCAGTAAGCGGTGTCAATATTGATAGAAGAGAGAACAAAATTTTAATTATCACATACTATGTAATATAAGATATATTCTTGACCCATTGGT
The nucleotide sequence above comes from Lycium barbarum isolate Lr01 chromosome 3, ASM1917538v2, whole genome shotgun sequence. Encoded proteins:
- the LOC132630140 gene encoding pathogenesis-related leaf protein 4-like, with protein sequence MRSFNIPLLLVYVMVLAIFHSCDAQNSPQDYLAVHNNARSQVGVGPMTWDAGLASKAQNYANSRRGDCNLIHSGAGENLAKGSGDFTGRKAVELWVAEKADYNYGTNTCAAGKQCGHYTQVVWRNSVKLGCGRARCNNGWWFISCNYDPVGNIVGQRPY